One window of the Candidatus Bathyarchaeota archaeon genome contains the following:
- a CDS encoding DRTGG domain-containing protein has translation GLVLTGNLYPSIKVLPKADDLSVPVILVPDDTYTTLQKIRNIVGKIKPEDHARIDRAKSLVMENVDWRRILEMWN, from the coding sequence GGACTAGTGTTAACTGGCAACCTTTATCCAAGCATAAAAGTTTTGCCGAAAGCAGACGACCTATCTGTCCCCGTAATTTTAGTCCCCGATGACACATACACTACTCTTCAAAAAATCAGGAATATTGTCGGGAAGATTAAACCTGAAGATCACGCGAGAATCGATCGAGCGAAGAGCCTAGTAATGGAGAATGTGGATTGGCGCAGGATCTTGGAGATGTGGAATTAG